A DNA window from Leopardus geoffroyi isolate Oge1 chromosome A1, O.geoffroyi_Oge1_pat1.0, whole genome shotgun sequence contains the following coding sequences:
- the LOC123577987 gene encoding LOW QUALITY PROTEIN: butyrophilin-like protein 10 (The sequence of the model RefSeq protein was modified relative to this genomic sequence to represent the inferred CDS: deleted 2 bases in 1 codon), whose translation MASTQGRDIFPPSCSIIFLLLQLLSYSLSAKGKADFSVSGPGQPVLAMVGENVKLQCHLSLNISAEDMEVRWYREEPSPAVHLRKKGRDMPEEQMLQYKGRTTFWTAGLAQDQAVLTIHNVTVFDNGTFHCKFKESTGSAEATLWLRVAGLGSEPRIQVRAGQDEGIRAECTSEGWYPEPQVEWRDFRGQTLPSTTNLTASPTTGLFAVVSNVTVWDRDMGNLSCSISNPLLQKRMDAKSHLPGAQKFPINGMEGSGACDPHCGGACSSCLVAGATCLFWKRQRDRNRVQLEEERLNREEEQLSQGWPEDIIYVSPSLDPDTASPKLALSEDRKTVRRLFFEQELPDNPADSTGTPVCWVGSSSQLGGITGRSRWGTGRPGTWACVWRAWIGRRILKAPQHGLWALELYKKGFWALAFPRVHLNPSEPLHRVGVFLDCDAGRISFYSVSNGSLIYVFSGLSFSAPLRPFFCLWTHDPSPLTICSERQPPEALGPPQGEGQDRVGTLLQQDP comes from the exons ATGGCAAGCACACAAGGTCGAGACATCTTTCCACCCAGCTGCTccatcatcttcctcctcctgcagCTTCTGTCCTACAGCCTCTCTGCAAAGG GGAAAGCCgatttctctgtctctggtcCCGGCCAACCGGTCCTGGCTATGGTGGGGGAAAATGTGAAGCTGCAATGCCATCTGTCCCTCAATATCAGTGCGGAGGACATGGAGGTGAGGTGGTACAGGGAGGAGCCGTCCCCAGCCGTGCACCTGCGCAAGAAAGGCAGGGACATGCCTGAAGAGCAGATGTTGCAGTATAAGGGCAGGACGACCTTCTGGACGGCTGGCCTGGCCCAGGACCAAGCTGTGCTGACCATACACAACGTCACCGTGTTCGATAACGGGACCTTCCACTGCAAGTTCAAAGAGAGCACAGGGTCTGCAGAGGCCACCCTGTGGCTGAGAGTGGCAG GGCTGGGCTCTGAGCCCAGAATCCAAGTGCGAGCTGGCCAGGATGAAGGTATCAGGGCAGAGTGCACCTCGGAGGGCTGGTACCCAGAGCCCCAGGTGGAGTGGAGAGACTTCAGGGGACAGACTCTACCTTCCACGACCAACCTCACAGCGTCACCAACAACGGGCCTCTTTGCGGTGGTGTCCAATGTGACTGTCTGGGACAGGGACATGGGGAACCTCTCTTGCTCTATCTCCAACCCCCTCCTCCAGAAGAGGATGGATGCCAAGAGCCACCTACCTG GTGCCCAAAAGTTTCCCATCAATGGCATGGAGGGCAGTGGTGCCTGTGATCCTCATTGTGGTGGGGCTTGTAGCAGCTGTCTTGTGGCAGGAGCCACCTGTCTTTTCTGGAAACGTCAGAGGGACAGGAATAGGGTGCAGCTGGAAGAAGAGAGACTGAACAGAGAGGAGGAACAGCTGTCCCAAG gCTGGCCAGAGGACATCATCTATG TGAGCCCATCCCTGGACCCCGACACTGCAAGTCCCAAGCTCGCTCTCTCTGAGGACAGGAAGACTGTGAGGCGGCTGTTCTTTGAACAAGAGCTGCCCGACAACCCAGCAGATTCAACCGGGACCCCTGTGTGCTGGGTCGGGAGCAGTTCTCAGCTGGGAGGTATTACTGGGAGGTCCAGGTGGGGCACAGGAAGACCTGGAACCTGGGCATGTGTCTGGAGAGCTTGGATTGGACG AAGGATCCTCAAGGCCCCCCAGCACGGACTCTGGGCCCTGGAGCTGTACAAGAAGGGGTTCTGGGCACTTGCCTTCCCAAGAGTTCACCTGAACCCTTCAGAGCCCCTGCATCGTGTGGGCGTTTTCCTGGACTGTGATGCAGGCAGAATCTCCTTCTACAGCGTGAGCAATGGATCCCTCATCTACGTGTTCTCCGGACTGTCCTTCTCGGCACCCCTGAGGCCATTCTTCTGCCTCTGGACACATGACCCCAGCCCCCTGACCATCTGCTCAGAACGGCAGCCCCCAGAGGCCTTGGGGCCTCCTCAGGGTGAGGGACAGGACAGGGTGGGAACCCTCCTCCAGCAAGACCCATGA